gcaacctAAACATCCGTAACAATTAagttgacaaaaaagaaaaattgtggtatacaatgaaatactactcagcaatacaaATGAGCAAACAATTGATTCATGCAACAAGATAATGGATTAACCTTAAAATAGCTGTTTACTGAAAAAGCAACAGCCCCCCTCTAAAAAGTACACACAATACGActtcacttaaaaaattatagaaaatgctTGCTGTTGCTTATGAATTGTGGAAAACAAGATGAGGAAAGATTGAGAAGGATTATAAAGGGACAATCTTTTGTTACACTGAatatcttgactgtggtggttTCATAGGTGTATATACATGCTGAAACAGCACATTTTACACTTTACGTATTTCCAGTTTATTGCATGTTAATACCTCCATAAAGTTGTTAAATAAATGTTCCTCATTAAAATCTATATATACTTTTCCACTTGGAAAATTAGATGTGTTAACTATTTTGGCTCAACCATATTCCTCTCCCTACAATTTAGGAGAGTGAGCCCTGCCTCAATGTTGGTAAAAATTGATGGGCAATGAAGTCCATGTCCACCTGTCACTAAGAATGCTGGTGGGTCAGAGAAGACCCATTCCTGGATCTCTCCTGTCAGTGCTGGGGTTCCTGTCTGTGCAGTGATGGCTACAAGGTCAACTGCCCAGGGAGACACAGAAATCCACAAACATTTACATTATTTACTCTGACAGTGGCCTTGGCCAGAGGAGATACAGATGTCTGAAGGTCCCGAGAATTTCTGTGCACCCCCATCCCACACCATCATAACTGCACCAATATCTGTGGATGCCTCTCTAGAATGTTCGAATCTTTTGTTTGTCACAGTCATCCACACTCTATTATCTCAGTGTTTCTGTACCAATCATGATTTTCACATTGCCCTATAGAGGTCTTACAGTCCATGTCACTTGCCTATGGGATTCTGGATATCAGGGACTCGATCCTGTATAGGTACTGAGGACAGCAATCCCTCAACGGTGCTCGGGAATACGTGCCAGTCAAGGGACCCAACTTACGTTGCTTCCAGAAGCACAGGAGATTTTTACACCAACTATGCCCTACTCACTGGGCTGCTCACAGGAAGTCCTGGCAGCCACACCACAAAGTTAGGTACAAAAAACTTTTTAGTCTTTCCTAGCAGACCTAGGGCAATGGTACAAATTAGGTCAAACTAGACTGAGAACTGTTTTCTGCCATCCTATGGTCCCCTCTGAGGCACATAAAGGTGGTGTCCAGAAAAGGTGTTACTTCCTTCATGACAGAACCCAGTTTTTTTCTCAGTCCACTCTACATAGTAACAAAATCCCCAAGAGTAAAAGCTGCCACAATTGGCCTTTATCACTGTATAAACCAGAGCAGCATGGGGCATGCCGTTCCAAAGTTGGACGATTTGGCAGTACAAGTAAGACACAGCTATCACATTTACAGTCAGCAATGCCCACGATGATGGAAAATCCTGCCATGAAATCCCAGCAGACCCCAGCTTAGGTCCTTCTGGCCAGAGCTAGATCATGTTTGCTCAGAACCTGATCATGAAGGAAAAGGTGAGGACTCTCAgtggtggggggttggggggtgaTCCTTGAAAATACTCATGATTCCCTGCAGGCAAGAGGAAAGAAAGCACAGGAGTCTGCCTTCCCTGAGCAAAATGGAGTGACGGACACACACAGCTGGTAGGAATAAGATGGCTTCCGCCACAGGCACCGGCAGTGATATAATTCCATCAAGAGCCCTAGATAGTTACAAAGTGCAACACACGTCATGAAAGCGTCTCATATATGTGGTGCTTACCAGGAACCTCTCCAGGGTGGAATGAATATAGAAGACTTATCTGCTAGCTGATGGTTCTCTCACAAAGGGTACTCATAGAGCATTACTCTAGTTTGAGTCCTACAAGGATGAACAAGATGACACATTTTGTGGATTCATAAGGCCTTTCTCTTGTGTGAATTTTCTGGCGTTAAACAAGTTTAAGAGATGCAGCTAAAGGGTCACCAAAACTGTTGCACTCATGAGGTCTTTCCCCAGTGTGTGCTTTCTGGTGACGAACAAGATGGGAGCTTCTGCTgtaggctttcccacattcactgcatACATAAggcttttctccagtgtgaaccCTCTGGTGTAGAATGAGGCCAGAGTTGCGGCTAAAGaatttcccacattcactgcactcataaGGTCTTGCTCCAGTGTGAACTTTCTTGTGCTGAACAAGGTGGGAGCTACTAATATAAGccttcccacattcactgcacaCATAAGGCCTTGCTCCTGTGTGAACTCTCTGGTGCAGAATGAGGCTGGAGTTGTGGCTAAAGCATTTTCCACATTCATTGCACTCATAAGGCTTTgctccagtgtgaattctctggTGTACAATAAGGTTGGAGCTATGGCTAAAGAATTTGCCACATTCACCACActcataaggcctttctccagtgtgGATTTTTTGGTGCTGCACAAGTGTGTCTTTACGgctgaaggccttcccacattcactgcactcataaGGCCTTGCTCCAGTGTGAATTATCTGATGCTGAACAAGTGTGTCTTTGCAGCCAAAGGCCTTCCCACATTTACTGCACACGTAGGACCTTGCTCCTGTGTGGACTCTCCGATGTTTAATGAGGCTAGAGTTATGGCTAAAGAATTTTCCACATTCTATGCATTCATAAGGCCTTGCCCCAGTGTGAATTCTCCAGTGTTCAATAAGGTGGGAGCTTTGGCTAAAGAATTTTCCACATTCACTACActcataaggcctttctccagtATGAAATCTCTGGTGCTGAACAAGTGTGTCTTTACGgctaaaggctttcccacattcgtTGCACTTATAAGGCCTTTCTCCTGTGTGAATTCTCTGGTGTTGAACAAGGTGGGAGCTTCTGCTGTaggcttttccacattcactgcagTCATAAGatctttctccagtgtgaactctctGGTGCTGAACAAGCGTGTCCTTGCGGCTGAAGGCCTTCCCGCATTCGCTGCATGTATAATGTCTTTTTCCAGTGTGAAATTTCTGGTGCATTTTTAGATGGTGCAAGTGAATGAAGGCTTTTCCACACGCCTTACACACATGAGATGTTTCTCCACTGTGGCTTTTTCTGTGGTTAATAAGAGCTGATTTCTCCTTGAACACATTTCCACATGGTAGGCATCTAAAGGGTCTCACCTCAGCATGCGTTATCTGGCTGTCAAGAAGAGTAAAGgtgttcagaaagcctttccctTCATCACCACAAATAAAAAGCATCTGTCCATCACAGTCTCCTTGATGCTGCCCAAGACTGGAGCTGTGTGGGAAAGACTCCATGCATTCAGTCCTTTCACATGGACTCACCCTATTGTAAGTGGTCTGGGGCTGGAAGAGGCCAGAGCTGTCTGGTAAGTCCATCTCTTCCTCCCTGCATGTAAAGGATCTCCCTAACATGCAGATTGTACAGCTCTTCATAAATGAGGCCCCTCCATCATCCCCTCTGAAACAATTCTCTCCATTATGTTGCTTCTGGTGCTGGTAAAATTTTGTACTGAATGAGAATCTTCTCCTACACAGCCCATGTGTATACAGTTTCTGTGTAAGGTGTGATCCCTGGTGTTCGGTCAGGTGCAAAATGTCTTTCAAGAGTGGGTCACACAACTCACATGGGTGTGCTTTCTGGAAGAGACCTGGCTCAGCAGTCCTGACCTGTGACACTCCTTCTACAGAAATGCTCTGCTCTGAGGGTGCCTCCTCATTTTCTGCTTCACACCGAAAAcctgaaagcaaaaaaaagtttGGTGAAGTGCACGCTGACTTTGGTGGGAGGCAGCAGCCCCCTCACAAATGTGTGTTATCACCAGTGCAAGTCCACTGGCTTGTTGGCAGGACAAGAGAGCTGGAAACAGTGTAAAGAAGGGCTGGTTGTCAGTAGAGGGCCTCTACAGGTCACAGAATGGAGGAACCCTGACTATGGGGTAAAAACCTAAAGACAATGGCGTAGAGGATAGGAAGCAGAGGTGAAGCCTCTACCTGGTATCTCTGGAAGAGGATTTCAGCAGAGCCTTGACCTCTAGTGTCAGGTAAGCTCTGTGCTAATAGGTGTGTCCACGCCCAGGAAAATCTGACTCCAAGTAAGTAGCTAGTTCTCAAGGACTATTTAATGTGCACAATTCATGACATATTAAAGTGAGCTAATGTTGAAGACAGCAAGTGAAACGTGGAGACAGAAAAGTGGGAAAATACCCAAAGGAGATAGAAGACAGGTGAgaaatgacaaaaggaaaaagtGCCAAGAATGAGGGAAAAGTAGATGTGCAGAATCACTATGGGCCTTGGCAGCAAAACACTGACAAACACAAAACAAGCTGAAGGTTCGATCTGAACCCAGCCATAACAGACACCCTCCCCAGCTCCCATTCAGCAAGAACAGGCCCTCCCCAGGTCTCCCTTATTGTGGCTGGAGTGCTGTCTGCCCTGTTAGGCACCCAAGGCTTTCTGCCCCTCTCCAGATGGGCAACTACATGAAACTGGGAAAATGAAAGCCGTAAAGCAAACAAAGGGCTGGTGGGTGGTGCAGGTAGACCAGTCCACAGAGAGAGCAGAACGTTTAGAAAAAATGCTCTCCAAGGAGGATGTACCAGGATAGCCCTGTAACCACAGGAAATGATTGTGTCAGCTCCTGAACTTCCTGGCACAGTCATGCCCCAGGAAATGTCAACAAGAGGATGGGGCAGAACCTAGGACAAAGAGGTGCAAAGATAATGACACTGACTCAGGCAGTAAGCACCTGAGCTGTGTAGCATCTGCTTAGCAGACTGAAAAACCCCTGAATCCTAACCTTTTCCTGCAAAGCTCTAGGGCAACAGATGTTCAGATTACCCAGTGAAGGCAGAGACAATGAACACAGCCAGTCTTGGCACCCACAGCACCTACTCGGGAAaacaaggaagggaaggagaagagtcACTGATAAGATGGACGGAAAGAGTGGCCCATGGGGAACAGGGGAAGTCTCAGACCCCACCGCCAAGGACACCGCAGTGGTGTAAAGGCCTGTGGAACACAGCCTCTGAGATGGTCCCAGTGATCCCTACCTCCGAGTACTCTCGCCCCTGTGTAAGCCTCATCCTTTGATGGTAAGCTGGATGGGGCTGACTCATTTCCAAGTAATAGAATATGTCAAAAATAATGCAATGACACTTTCAATATTAGGTTACAGTCCTGGGCTTCCATCTTTAACATTCTTTTGCTCACTTGCTCAAAGAGAAGTTAGCTTCTGTGTTATGAGGTACACTACAGAAAGGCCAATTGAGGGTGGACTTTGGCCAGTAGCCAGCAAGGAACAATGCTCACAGTCCAATAAGCCACAATAAACTAAATCTTGCAAACAGCAATGTGACTGAGCCTGTAAGTGGATTCTTCTTAGATAAAACCATGATACTGGCTGAGAGCTTGATTAAAACTTCATGAGAGCCAAAAGCAACTGCATAAGAAGCTGTGATCAGGCTGGCTGTactgactcaagcctgtaatcccagcactctgggaggccaaggaggaaaggatcgcttgaggtcaggagctctagaccagcctgggcaacatagcgagacctcatctctacaaaaagtaaaaatagctgggcatggtggcatgcatctgtagtcccagctgctcgggaggctgagtgggaggatcactttagcccgggagtttgaggctgcagtgaaccatgatcacaacactgcactgtagcctggctgacagagtgagactctgcctcaaaacattaaaaaaaaaaaaaaaaaaaaaattggaaataacaaacaacaaaatatgcTGTAACCAGATTCCCAATGCTCTGAAGCTGAGAGATAactaattttcattgttttattgtcTGGAGTTACTAAGCTTTGCCATGTAGCATTAGATAACGAAAACAGACTTACCCAGTGTGGCCACAAGTGCAaagttctccagcatcacatcACGGTACAGGAATCTCTGCGCTTCCTCAAGGAGATCCCACTCCTCTCGAGAGAAGTACACGAACACATCCTCAAAGGTCACACAACTCTGCCATGATGAGTACAGTTGAGTCCACAGTCAGCATCTCTCTCCAGAACCCCTTCCTTCCACCCCAGTCTATACACTCACACACCCACCCTTTAGTCCCTTGCCTCCGTAGCCTCCCAACTAAGAGGAGATACAGACCTTGGCACCACTAGAGTCTGTTCTCTCCTCATGTCCCTCTCACTGCTGTTTCCAGCCCAGAGCAGAACCAGGCAAGTGTGCAGACAGATACTGTCTCAACTCTGGGTCTGGCATGACCAAATACTCTTCTACTAACCAGTTCTCCTGGTGTTGTCCAGGCGATACCTCTAAACACAACCAAACTTCAGCTCCATCTTCTCCCATGAGCTGCCAATATTAGAGTCTTAAGACCATTAGTTCACAGTCCTCCCAACACTCACAACTACTCTTTGGAACACACCTTCCTCACATCTGAGATCCCCACTGCCACTGTCCCATCCCATATGCACCTCAATGACATCCCTCATCCCCATGCCAGTCTGCTCACAGTGTCCAGGAAGTGCTCGTGTCTTCACACTATGCACCACTGCCACCCAGGTGCCTAAGCAACAGACCCAGTTTTCTCTCAGTCTACAGTTTCAACCTAACTCAATAACAGCATTACCACCATGATTTGAAGATAACCCATCCCACTCTACACATTGGCCACCATTTTTTTCAACTTCTTCACCAGGACCCTTCCCCAGAACTAAAAACCTGTGTGTCTTCTTAAGGCCTCAACTAAGATGTCAATTGAGATTTCATAATCTAAACATGGCCAAAGGCTAACTCTTGATATAACCACTAAAAATCATACCTGCAGCCAACTTCTCCATCTCAGTTGATGGCATTTCCATAATTTTACCAggtacagcaaaaataaataaaccaattttCGGGTCAACCATGACTCTCTTCTCTCATTCGCCCTTCACACCAAAAAATCCAATCACCCtacttaataaaaggaaaattcacCAACTTCTCTCACCCGCACAGCCATACCTCTAGACCAGACACCATCAACACCACTGCAGTAGCTCCTCCCTCACGCTCACAGTCTGTTCTCTACCTGAAAGCCAGAGACAGCTTGTTAAAATCCGAGTCAGATCATCTCTTCCTCTGCTCCAAATCTCTCACGAGTTTCACCAAACTTAGGATAGGGGTCCAGCTCCTCGGCCAGCCATTCCAGCCTAACTCCCTCCTCTGATATCTGTTTCCGAAAAAGTAATTAAGACTTGAGGTTCCCTGAGCACTCCCAACTCAATCTTACCTACAAGCATTTGCAGTACCTGTCCCTGGGTCTAATATATTCTTCCAGTACTCATGCCATTGGTTGCTAGGTGGGGACTTCTCTACATGATACAACTCATGGTCTGGATTCAGGACACTAAGCTAGAAATGACCCCCATTCACCGCCCCTAGTGTCAAGTGAAGACGGACCTGTGAAGAATCCCAGGATATCACTATGTCTCATCAGAGATTCTGATCAgccttataaaatacatatacaaaaccTATATATTCTCTAATCTCTGCTGCCACCACTCTAGCCCACCCACTATCAACGCTCACCTGGACTATTTCAGTAGATTCTATCTTGATTTCCTCGTCTACCTCTATGCTCTCCAGTCTACCCACTCTGCAGCCAGAGGGAGCCTTTGAAGAACTGCGTCAGAGGGCCTCCCTTCTCTGTATCAAACCTTGCAGGAGTCCCCACACCGTTAAAAGAGAGGACCAGCTCCTCAGGCTGCCATTCCAGGCCTACCTCTGATCCCCTATTCTCTGTTCTCACCAGGCACAGACGGTTCCCAGAACCTTCCAAGCTCATTCTCATCTCCATGCATGCATTTGTACGAACTGCCCCTGCGCCTTCGAATCCCTTGCACACCTCATGCCATTGATAAGGAAAGCGGAACCCCTCCGCATAATGCGACGGAGTGACGGCCCTCCAGGGTGGTCAAGAGAAGTGCGCGATGAGAGCGAACATCCCAGGACACACCAACCAGGCCGGTGTACGCTTGAGGGACTCCCCCACTCACCTGAACCCGGTCCATGAGCACCGCCGCTGCCATGGGAAGGGGGTGAACAGGATGTGCCCTGTGGGCTCAGCCAAAACCCCACGCCTCCACCGCGCTGGACGCCCTCGGGCTGAGCGTAGCACCCCAAGCCTCAGTCTACCCGGCGTAAAAACGCTCACAAGACTAAGGTGGCGGCCTCTGGGGGAGACAAGGACAAGAGGGCGTGTGTGGAGGCCTCGGTAAGAGCCCAGCACCGGCAGACACCTCCGCGAGGCCGCCCGTCCCACGACAGGGATCACGGACTGTAACAAAAGCGCGGAGGAAGGTCCTGTCCTCTTCACTGCCTTTTTTCGCTTGGTTCGGCGAGAGCCGAGTAGAAAGTCCTCCCAGTCTAAGACTCAGCCTTCTCAACCAGAAGGCACGGACCGGGCAAAGGAAAAATACGTCACGTCGGCGACGCCGGAAGTCCCGCCCCTGCCGCCCCGAGCAGCAGGAAACGCCCAGTTTCTGGGCTGTCATTGGCTGCACGCCGGCGAGAAATGCGTACCGCCGGGAGGGGAAGAAACACCGGGAAAACTGCCTCGGAGGCTAACGCTGTCTTTAAAGGGCACGCaccctgatttccctggccactTGGGACAATGCCACGACACTGAAGTCGCCAGCAGGTGACCCATCATTTAATCCTCCTGCTTCTGAAGCCCTGGGAGGCCTGCTTCACCTCTCTCAGCTTTGGGGATtgaaatgtattaataaattGAACAATGTATCTCGCTTGTGGGCCTTTTTGTAAAACATGGAATGTTCTACTGATTTTTTGTTAATATATGAGAAGAGAGATGTAATGCTACTTTTCTGctggctgcacaggaagcatggtgccggTATCTATTTCTGGTGAGGCCACAGGGAGCTTTTATTCATGACgaaaggaggaggagcagctTTGCATGTAACATGGCAAAAACATGAGCCTCTTCTAATTCATTGATTCCCAATTTGGTAGGTGGTTTTCAGCATTAGCTTCACTATGAACTTATGAAAAACTGTACAATCTTGGACCCAACTTATACCTTCTGATAAAGAAACTCTGGAGATGGGGCCCCAGCTCAAGTTCAAGAACTGGAGGTCTTTAAAAGTCATTAGCCAAAAAAAACGTAAGATGGAAAACACTACATGGAAACCAACACCGGACCTGGTACATCGAGCTAGATACATACAGGCTATTAGTCTTCTTCAACACAAGGTTCTCACATTGCTTTAGGAAGATAAATCAAAGATCCACCCTTTTCGGGATCAGTGGtgattttgaaaaaacaaaaccaccaaaacAAGTACAATCATTCCCTCGATTGTCAAGTAGCATCATAGgtaatggttttatttatttatttatttatttatgctcttgttgcccagcctggagtgcaatggcatggtctcggctcatggcaaccttcacctcccaggttcagttgattctcctgcctcagcctcctgactagctgggattacaggcatgcgccaccatgcccggctaattttgtatttttagtagagacacggttccccatgttggtcaggctggtctcgaattcctaacttcaggtgatccgactgcctcagcctcccaaagtgctgggattatgggtgtgagacaccacgcccagcccagtaATGGTTATAATTTTTGCACAAAAGCACATCTATATATAACTAGGCTCAACTGAAAAAGATATCACATGCAAGAGAGTTTCATAAACTACAGGTAGGTCTATTGTCCAAAAGACACATTCTTATAGGCCATGTGATTCAAAACATAGAACTGTCAAGACTAATTGCTCTTCATAGTTTTTAACTCCATTGTTCACTTAAGTGTCACTGTAGTTAAAATTTTATAACCTGGTTTATTTTATGAGATGACATAGAAATAATTTACATCTTATTTatagggaaaaatatatatatacacacatacacatatatatatacacataatttatatacacacataattacatatatacacatataattttacacatacacatatataatttatatacacatatataattacatatatgtatcaTGTAAATTATCTGTCTCTAAGCCAATACAAATTTAGGTGTCAGGGACACAATGGAATAACACGCTGAAGGAGTTACAGATACAACTGTCAACGGATTTCTATGCACAACAAATGCACTAAGAAAAACTGTGAAATAAGAATATTTGAATCCCAAAATGAGaagtttaatggaaaaaaattattggcataaaataacacttttaagATCCTTCTTAAGGTTGACGGAAAGTGATCCCAGGTGACTGGTCTGTGATGATATAAGCAATGAGGATCTGAGAGAGGGGTGTATCTGTGAATCAACAAGACCACTcattatctttataaaatattaatatttgcttcTGGAGACGGAATGGTGGAATTAGCATGCATATCTTCAATAGTATATAAACTGTTATGGGCAAATTaattaatgtataaatttctTATATTTCCTGAGGAGAGCAAAGACATTAACTCTATAATGTATTAAATAACTGTTTTAAAGCTTAAACCTTAACTGAATCGGAGTATATGTcttacaaatttgaaaaaaaatgaaaatgtaaagaaataaaacattaaaaaaaatgaagtacacACAATGAGTAAGGCaaagaaaagcacacacacaacCAGAGGATGTATATAAATCCAAATGTATCAGCTGTTTCATGAAATGAGTGTGGAATAAATTCTTAAATTAGCAGCTAGTAATTTTTGAAGTGTTAAAAATTtccaaaaggccaggcacagtggctcatgcctataatccctgcaatgctggaggctgaagcaagagaattacTTGTAGTCAGGAATTCTATTAATAGATCAGCCTGAATcacatagcaaggccctgtctgtacaaaaaaaaaagtaatagcagggtgtggtggcacaagcctgtaatcctagctactcagtagactTGAGCCAAGGCTGCAGAGAGTTCTCATGGTGTCATGGCACTGCAGCccgggtgacacagtaagactctcaaaaaaaaaaaaaaaaaaaaaatcaaacagtagTATGGATACAAGAAACACTTCTAGAGTATAATATTAGAAAACTACATGAAACAACtttgggaaaaatatatttaataaaaatatatttaatacaacaTTAAAGAATTAACACATGAAAATGAGAATTTATATcagaaaatatcaatattaaagaAACGatcatggtgtctcatgcctgtaatcccagaacttttgggaggctgaggcaggcagatcaactgaggtcaggagtttgagaccaacctggccaaaatggtgaaacgtcatctctactaaaaatacaaaattagccaggtgtgatggcaggcccctgtagtcccagatactcagggggctgagacaggagaatcacttgagcccaggaggcagaagttgcagtgagctgagagattgtgccattgcactccagcccgagcaacaagagcaaaactccatctcaaaaaaaagaaaaaaaaaaaagaaaaaagaaacgatCACCAAGAAATTGTATTTTGAactgtatataatgtataatgcTGACTTGTATTACATAAAGCAACAATTAGTAAAAGGATAgacataaatttattaatatgttgagcatttttatatcAGCTATCTCAGTAATTAATAGAAACAACCAATATAAAATGGCTAAAGTTCTAGTGAACTTTCACACCAAGATTGATAATTCTGgtctaataaatacaaatataggaTGTCTATATTTAGTACAACTGAATATTTACAGAACTATCAATATAGATGACTAAAAAGTATCTTCAATTCACATAGAGTGACATAATACACAGGATGCAATCAAGACATGAATCAATAAGAGAGATTcatggaaaatatgaaaagaagtGTTTGGAAATTAAGTtacaaaatactggaaaactcATGCATCATAAAATTAAAGATagttaaaaatgtaacttttttcaAATAATGGTTCTTCCATATATTCTTTAGAGAtgtgtttaataaaattttatagggACGATTATAGCTTTAAATACAGATACTATAAGTAAAAAATGATcattaacaataataaatttatatcaaaaatactgaaaataatccACAGCAAAGAAAAGCACACTAAGAGAATGATTCCATTCCTATGAATTTTAGtaccaaacaaaaatatattagtgatactaaaatacaatgtaaaattattaatgaaaaaaaattaagcaaaataaaattctgat
This genomic interval from Saimiri boliviensis isolate mSaiBol1 chromosome 14, mSaiBol1.pri, whole genome shotgun sequence contains the following:
- the ZNF304 gene encoding zinc finger protein 304 isoform X2, producing MVSGLESCVTFEDVFVYFSREEWDLLEEAQRFLYRDVMLENFALVATLGFRCEAENEEAPSEQSISVEGVSQVRTAEPGLFQKAHPCELCDPLLKDILHLTEHQGSHLTQKLYTHGLCRRRFSFSTKFYQHQKQHNGENCFRGDDGGASFMKSCTICMLGRSFTCREEEMDLPDSSGLFQPQTTYNRVSPCERTECMESFPHSSSLGQHQGDCDGQMLFICGDEGKGFLNTFTLLDSQITHAEVRPFRCLPCGNVFKEKSALINHRKSHSGETSHVCKACGKAFIHLHHLKMHQKFHTGKRHYTCSECGKAFSRKDTLVQHQRVHTGERSYDCSECGKAYSRSSHLVQHQRIHTGERPYKCNECGKAFSRKDTLVQHQRFHTGERPYECSECGKFFSQSSHLIEHWRIHTGARPYECIECGKFFSHNSSLIKHRRVHTGARSYVCSKCGKAFGCKDTLVQHQIIHTGARPYECSECGKAFSRKDTLVQHQKIHTGERPYECGECGKFFSHSSNLIVHQRIHTGAKPYECNECGKCFSHNSSLILHQRVHTGARPYVCSECGKAYISSSHLVQHKKVHTGARPYECSECGKFFSRNSGLILHQRVHTGEKPYVCSECGKAYSRSSHLVRHQKAHTGERPHECNSFGDPLAASLKLV
- the ZNF304 gene encoding zinc finger protein 304 isoform X1, which encodes MAAAVLMDRVQSCVTFEDVFVYFSREEWDLLEEAQRFLYRDVMLENFALVATLGFRCEAENEEAPSEQSISVEGVSQVRTAEPGLFQKAHPCELCDPLLKDILHLTEHQGSHLTQKLYTHGLCRRRFSFSTKFYQHQKQHNGENCFRGDDGGASFMKSCTICMLGRSFTCREEEMDLPDSSGLFQPQTTYNRVSPCERTECMESFPHSSSLGQHQGDCDGQMLFICGDEGKGFLNTFTLLDSQITHAEVRPFRCLPCGNVFKEKSALINHRKSHSGETSHVCKACGKAFIHLHHLKMHQKFHTGKRHYTCSECGKAFSRKDTLVQHQRVHTGERSYDCSECGKAYSRSSHLVQHQRIHTGERPYKCNECGKAFSRKDTLVQHQRFHTGERPYECSECGKFFSQSSHLIEHWRIHTGARPYECIECGKFFSHNSSLIKHRRVHTGARSYVCSKCGKAFGCKDTLVQHQIIHTGARPYECSECGKAFSRKDTLVQHQKIHTGERPYECGECGKFFSHSSNLIVHQRIHTGAKPYECNECGKCFSHNSSLILHQRVHTGARPYVCSECGKAYISSSHLVQHKKVHTGARPYECSECGKFFSRNSGLILHQRVHTGEKPYVCSECGKAYSRSSHLVRHQKAHTGERPHECNSFGDPLAASLKLV